gcagCTTTatactcccattggccagttcccagccaatgggagctggagtgggCAGGCCTGCAACGCGCAGCACGCGAACTGTTTGcacgcctccgcctaggagccgacctgctgctggctgcttcaggcTCAGCACAGTATGCGGCACCAGGACAGCTGGAAGTCTGCCTACTGCACCCCTGCTGTGCCGCTAAACTGGAAGCCACTGGAGGTAAGTCCGTGCTTCAaccttatagactcataggtcagaagggaccacatgatcatctagtctgacctcctgcacaagcaggccacagaaccctacccatccctTCTATAAAACCCCTaactatgtccgagttattgaagtcctcaatgtggtttgaagactcaagccagagaatccaccagcaagtgacccatgcctcatgtgcagggaaggcgaaaacctcAGAGCATCaagccaatctgtcctggaggaaatccttccgacccaaatatggcgatcagctaaaccctgagcatgtgagcaaggctcccagccagcagtcaggaaagaattctctgcagcaactctgatcccatcccatcaacatcccatcgcagaccattgagcagacctatctgctgataatccaaggacaattgccaaaattaaactatcctatcaatcatcccttccataaacttatcaagcttagtcttaaagccagatatgttcttttgcccccactccctcggaaggctgttccagaacttcactcctctaatggttagaaaccttcatctaattcaaGCCTGCTTCTAGTATTCAGTTTGTACCCATTAGCTCCTTGTGTTACATTAtataagcttaaataattcctctccctccctaatgttaacccccctgatatatttatatagagcaagcatatccccccggagccttcttttggccaggctaaacaagccaaactctttgagtctcctttcataaggcaggttttccattcctcggatcatcctagtagcccgtctctgaacctattcccagtttgaattcatccttcttatgCTCCAATCCCCTGAGCCCTCTcaacccagaaccccctcctgcaccccaaacccctcagccccagccccagcccagagcctgcatccccagcccagaaccctgaccccctcctggaccctaaccccctgccccagccctgatccccccaaacccagagcccctcttgcaccccaaacacctcatccctggccccatcccaaagcctgcacccccaacccaaaGACCTGactgcttcctgcaccccaacccttggccccagccctgagcccctcccacatcctaaatccctcatccccagttccGTTGgatcatgggcatcaacaattttcttcaactgggtctccagaaaaaaaagtttgaaaaccactgctctagaccagtagttctcaaattgtgggtcaggACCCGAAAGTGGGTCAAGACCCTGTTTTCATGGGGTCGCCatgtagataaatctctgtatTAGGCATCTTCACATAACTTTCATACGATTTTGTATTATGCTTCTGTCTTAAGCTATTTTCATACAATTTTGTATCAAGTCCTTTGATATAGGAACTTTGTATCAGATCCCCATGTAGAAAAACTTATAGAAAACTTTGTGTTAAGCCTTGGtataatgttatagcccctaagaatagttaaagtagaagaaaaatgtctttttgcttgtAGAATAAGgtcttcccctccactcccttaatcaattgccctgttgaatgaacgaGGTGTGAATGAGCAAGGTGTGGAAGACAGCACCTCCAGACAgttgcaacccttggagaggggctggaaGCCAGATCCAAGGACAATAAAACCTGTCAAGTGGGCTCGTTAAAGAAGAGCAGAGATACTGAGGGCCTTGGGGGTTAGAAGCAAGCAGTTTCTTTTGAAAACACCCTctttgcagcattgggacaaTACCCAGAAGAAAGCAGGACAAaggaccaacggacacagacacagattttgaatctgTACAGATTTGCATGAGAGGGAAGCAGCTATAAATGTGAGGTGTCTCGCAGAGGGAGCATCAATCCAGATcagcagaagcccggctccacttGTGCCCTATCTAACTCACCTGGTCAGTGCAGTTAGAGGGAGCAACTGGTTGGTAACAACAAGACAAAGTGTGCTTGTGTGAGTGCATGAGTGTAATctttatcatatgcatatgatacagtGTTAATTAGTACATGTATTACTAATAAATATGGCACTTGCCTTATTCCCCCTGAAAAGATTCTGTACAGAACTTGAAGTACaatagccagggctggcattaggctTGCTGGGGcaaaagcccaagccccactgcctagGGCCAAAGTTGAAGCCCAGGGGTCTCAGGCTTTAGCTTCATCCCTGGGCGGCAGGGTTCATgttacaggctccctgcccaggggTTGATGtcctttggctttggccccccccacctagggcagtggggcttgggtgggctgaagcttcagtcccccctctgggggtcatgtagtaatttttgttgtcagaagggggttgcagtgcaatgaagtttgagaacccctgatctagacctgAAGTCCAGACAGGCTCTCAGTGGTGTGCTGTGCAATTGTTAGGAAGGCTGCAATTTTACGTATGCATGCACAGTGCAACCTTACACATATGATGCATGCAAAGTCACACAGGGCAGAGGATGTAATTTTGTAGAACAAGATGTCATCCTCCATGCATTTCTGGGGGGCCGCAGCCGGAATCATCCCATGGGCACAGACAGTCGGGAAGTCAGAGTCAGCACATAGTCGGCTACATTCCTTATCTGTACCCCTGCAGCACCAATGCAAGCCAATCCCCTAAGTGTCTGAGCTGCAACTTAATGCTGCCTGAGAGTAGTTATTGCAAAACAGGCAATTTCAGAGCAGCCCAAGGAGCTGTGCTTCATCCTGAAACTGAACAGTCACATGCTGTACTCACTGGGCCTGCACATTGACCCTACACCCATGTGCATTGTACATGGAATCCAGTGGTGAGTGTGTTACACGTTCCCCACTGTAGCGAGAGGATGTTAGTCTGACACACTCCCCAGCCCCAGACTCTTTAGCTCAAGTTGCAGAGATGTGTACTTTCAGCTCTGGAGGTTGTTGCTTCACTCCCCAGGGTGAGATGAGCCCGTAGCTGGCATGCACAGCGTGCCCCGACACTGCCAGCCCAGCACTGGCTGCTGTAAAATCTCATAACCACCCGAGACCCACGCAGGGATGCTGAGGCACCCAAATCTGCCCCCAGCTGTGACAATCGCCCGGGCCTAGTGGAGGCGGGCGGGgtcctcctgcctccagccctggccccatcccGGGCCCAGCAGCGCCACGGcctgtctctgggcagggacgTCTGGCAGAAAGGTAGTAACGGGACAGGCCCCAGCGGCCCAGCCAGGCTCTGTCCAATCAGGCTGGCTGGGCCCCGGCTGCTGCCTCGGCTGAGTCACTGGCGCGCGGCCACTCGCCCGCTGCCGgcctgcggggggaggggcgAGGTCGTGGCCACGCGCCTTGGGGTTCCCGGGGGCGGCGCGATGCCAATAGCGGGTTGCGGGAGCCGACGCGAAAGAGACGCGCTCAAACTACAAATCCCGGCATGCTGCGCACTGACAGGCCTGGCCCAAGTGCATGCCGGGAGTCGTAGTCCCCCGGGCTAGTGCATGCTGGGAGAAGCTATTCACGCCCTGCCGTCCCATGCGCATGGGAGCGGTATGAGCTCGTTAGCCCCGCCTCTCGGCTGCCATGGATACGGAGAATGACGTGTAGCTCTCTCACTAGCTGCTCTGCTTGGGGGCGGGGTCTCCCCCGGAAGCCCCACCAGGCCGGGCTCCAATTGGAGGGCTGGCGGGTTCCGGTTCCGGCCGGaagcagtgggagcaggatggcGGCGGGTCCGGGAGGAGGCGGTTGCGCGCGCCGCGGGCGGTGGGGCCGGGGCTGCCCCGTGCGTGGGCTCCTGTCcggggcgctgctgctgctgctgctggcgtccGGGCTGCGGCGCGGGGCCGCCGAGCTCACCGACGGGAACAACGAGCACCTGAAGCGGGAGCACTCGCTGACCAAACCCTACCAGGGTGAGGGGCCGGGGACACCCCTCAGCCAcgggccctgccccgcccctccccctccgGGAGTGGGGCGGAGACGGGAGACTCGCTGGCCCCGCCTTCTCAGTGGGTCCCCCCCCAGGCGTTTGCCGGGCATTGCCCGGCTCGACCTGTGCCCAGCATAGTCGTTCTCTAGAGCCTGTGCAGCCCTTCCCGCGCCGCTTAGCTCGTGATCTCAGCTGTacccttctctctgctctagGGGTTGGCTCCAGTTCAATGCCTCTCTGGGACTTCCAGGGGAGCACGATGCTCACCAGCCAGTATGTCCGCCTGACTCCCGATGAGCGCAGCAAAGAGGGCTCCATCTGGAACCGTGTGGTGAGTGCAGCCTGGAGGTGGAGGGGATGCTCAGGAGCTGGAGTTCCAAGCCCTGGTTCTGAAGCCCTGAAGGAGGATGAATGCTGCGGCTTCTGTGGGGACTATAGCTGTCCTTTCTGAGAGGCAAGAGAGAGGGTGCTCTGGCTAAGAAGTTGTGTCTGAGGGAGTCCCCATGGGTGGGAGACGTGTCCATTGAATGCTGTCCATGGTACTGAGTGTGACTCCCTCTCTCTCAGCCCTGTTTCCTCAAAGACTGGGAGCTCCATGTCCACTTCAAGATCCATGGAGCAGGCAAGAAGAACCTGCACGGGGATGGCTTTGCCCTGTGGTACACCCGGGAGCGCCTCATGTCAGGTACATAGTAGGGGATGGCGCATGCACTCATAGAAGGCGAGATCTCCCTCCCGCTGTGGGGGCAAGGTGGGGAAAAGTTCTTGTCGTCATGGCTTCTATATTTCATCCTTTCAGtaactgccagcagcagctcaggaggGAGAAATGTAACTAGTGCCCCCACAGCACTGGGGTACCCCCTTTCGAGTCTACTGCTAGGCAGCAGGAGTGGGGGTTGCCAGTCCACTTTGCTGAGTATCTCTATCCAAagtcagagagacaaagtggatgaggcaATATTTTGTATTGGAGCAATttagagagaccagctttcaggTTACACACAgtccttcttcaggtctgggaaactaactccaAAGTGTGTGTTGCGATTTTCCTCCATTTGCTGTCTGTGGCGGGCTAGGGCTCTGAGCATTTCCCTCCTTTTGGGAAGCAGTTCTTGTCCTGCAGCATGTTCACCTTACACAGAATGTGTGGTTCGGTGATTAAACCCCCAAAACCATTTCTACATATAGAACAGCTGCTGACAAGTTACAAAGCATTTTTCTATGACACCTACGATCCAACCCACCAATTTGTACCAGTTCCTGAACTACTTGTTCTGTATctttattttatctttgttttggatatTAACATTCTAGCTATTGATCCATGAAGTTAGCTCTCCAGCTTGTACCAGGGCAGAATATTAATGGATTTTGCCTTTGACAGTGTTCCTATCCACTTAGGCCAAATGCTGAGTTGTCCTGTTCAAAGTTATTGTGCGATATGCCAGTGAACAAGGGTGAACAGCACTGTGGTGAAAAAcagctttggagctgtgctccagctccactcccgctccaggcaaaaacctactGCTCCATGCTCCAGCTATGCGCTCCTCTCCAAAGCCCTGGGCAAAAACAATACAAGTCAGTTAGCATAAATACCCAACGCTTATACATACAATATTCATACCATTCATTTCATACATAATGAGGTGGCATCAGTAATGTGTATAACACACACGTTGGTTAACAGTGGGATGAGACATTCACCAGAGACTGGTCACTGCAATGCAGAGTTGGAGGATCCTTAGTGCACTTTCTCCTCCATCTCCTGTTGAGTTGGTTAAGTGAATCTGCCTTGCATATTATGGAGGGTAGATGTGATTTGAAGTTCTTTGTAGCCCCTTTGTCAGAGCACTATTAACCCTGTGCTGCTTTGCTTTTCTAGGCCCTGTGTTTGGGAGCAAGGATAACTTCCATGGCTTGGCCATTTTCCTGGACACATACCCCAATGATGAAGCAACAGATGTAAGTGGTGACAGAAAGCTTGGGGAGGCCTCAGGCTCCTGGCAGCATGGACTGGGCTCATTGTGACTAGCACCAAGGAGCTGTCTTTTCTTGCTATATGGTCTTGGCATATCACTTGTTGTGTGGGCaaggggctggggctagcctGACTGTACTGGGGGGGcagtggaagggagaggaagagatgtATGTAGTAGGAAAAAGGGGAGGGTTAGGACATGTTGAGTCAGCTAGAAAGAATCTATTTTCAGGGTCTCTGATTCCTGCTGACCTAGGGGAGAGATGCAAGGAAGAAACATGACCCTTGTGCCACTTACTAAATATACAAAGGAAAAACTTAAAATTGCAGAGCAAAGAAAACCTGCCCTGAGAGTTCCCTCACTTCATCCAGGTCTCTCAGGGAGCTTTCAGCCCTTATGACGATGATTTACTAAATGTCCGTTGCTAGATCATAGGTTAATCCTGCCAGATTAGTCTTGCCCTTGGTTGCAAATACATGATAGAAATGGAGATGAGAAGGAAAACTTCAGTCTAATCGTTCCTGTATTAACTCTTAAGCTCACAGCTCAGTTTGGCAGAAATCTATCCAAAATGTGCTCACCAGGGGGTGTATTTTTGTTATTGATTCTCTTCATTTCTCCCATGTATGTGCAAGTCTTGTTACATCTTCTGACTGCCATGGTAACTTTCATCTAACAAGAGCCACTGGCTCAGTCTTCTCTGTCTCATCAAATGCaaactgcttgtcttcactttcaaggccctttgtGGCCTCTCCCCACTACCTGTCATCTCTCACTCACTATTGATCTTTGGATGCTTGCATCTGATTGATTTCATGATGCCAGCTTCCACTGCTTGTTTgtctatattttcaaatgaacacctttgtgctttctcccatgctgcccgtCATACTTGGGAGGAGCTCTCCCTGAGCATCTGCAAAGCTACTTCACTAGTCTCCCAAAGGATCTCCTTTGCAGTCatgcctgcaaaaaaaaaaattgacaatgatTAAGCCACTAATGTGCAGAGACTGCTGCCTTTCATGCCAACCAGTATTGTTTTATTGTTTGCTTGTATTTTCACATCTATGTCCGTCTGGTGTCTCTTGCTTTAtacttgtaagctctttggaatggtgcttgtacaatgcctagcacaatgtgatCCTGGTTtcctaggtgctactggaatacaaataataaaaataatggagaTCTGAGGCAGCCCATCCTGTATCAAAGGGGTCAGAAGCATGTCAAGGAGGAAGAAAATGCTAGCAGGGAGGTTTATTTCTCACTATAACGCTGATGGAGCTGGCCATTGCCTGTGCTCAGGATGGGCAGGCAGAGAGAACTGCATGACTGGCTCTTGCTTGGAGCTTTCCTAATTTCATGCTCATCTGATAGTTTTGTGTGCTCCAACTGAGATGCATTTCCCAAGTGTGGCCTAAGGACTGGATAGCAGGGTCTCTCTACATCTGTTTCCCTCAACAAAACGCATCCTGAGGTCAGCCTAGAAAAGAACCTTTGACTTATTTGCTGCTCTTCTTCATCGGGTCCCTTTAGGCAAAGCCATAGCTTCAGGGCCATGGGGGATGGTAGGTCTATGCCCCGGTAAGGTGTCTAGATGCACATGGGTCCTGCCAGGTAGAGGCTCAGGTTTGCGGAACATATCTGtccctcatgcagaatgcagATCTCTCCCAGCCTGTAGAAAGCTCGGAATAATGGtctccttctctgcccctccaGCGAGTGTTCCCGTATATTTCTGCCATGGTGAACAACGGCTCCCTGGCCTATGATCACAGTAAGGATGGGCGCTGGACAGAGCTAGCAGGCTGCACAGCTGATCTTCGAAATCAGAACCATGACACTTTCCTGGCAGTTCGTTACTCCAGGGGCCGGCTGACGGTGAGGTGGATTTGGGAGATGACACTGAGCTTCATGCCTGTTGCAGGCTGTCTGAGCCATGCAGTTGGGTTTGGCTGCACGACCAAGACCAAGGGGTGATGTGCTGAGAGAGAGTTGTCCTCCCAACACCTGGATCAGCCAACCTGCCCTCTTGCCACTGTGGCTCTAGagagagggctgggctgggcagaacTCTGTGCCAGTGGTGCCAGAACAGAAGGGGTCAGGGCCCTTCCACTTTTTCAAGGTGGAATTTTGCTGGGGCagaccccctcctttcccccctaaGGCTCCCCCCACCACCAGGCTGGCATGGAGTTCCCCGGGGAGCCAGTTGTGGGAGCCATGCTCGTGGACCCTTCATCTGCCTGCATGGGAAGGGGAGGGCTGACAGCAGCCCCTGGGCTCTCGGCCCGGCGGAGATAGATTGTCCACGACTCTGTGCTGGCTCCCCACTGCCGCTTGTGTGGTTCTCCCTGACCTGGCTGTGCGGGGAGGGGCAGGCCTCGGAGCCACAGCCCACTAAGGTGGGAGCCGCAGCATGGACCCTCCGCCTGCCCTGGGAGATGGGAACAGAGGTCGGGGGCTGCTGGTGGCGGATACCTCACACCACAGGCAAGTGGAGGATCTGTGCCTTGGCTCTTATTgtggctgggctgcagctccaAGACCCGGCCAGTGCTGGGTCGGGGAGAGCCACATGGGCTGCTGTGGGAAGCCAATACAGACtctccatctcttcctgccctgggCGGACGTGGAGCCTGGACACGAGCAGGGGGCTGCTTTTGGCCTTGGGTGGAGTGgactcctggccccactcctgcttccagtttggctgggggtggaggccccTGGCACCCCCACTTTGAGAAGGTCTGGTGCCCTTGCTTCTGTGCCCTGAAATGACTTTGCCTTTTCCTGGCAGGTGATGACCGATGTGGAGGACAAGAATGAGTGGAAGAACTGCATTGATGTTGCAGGAGTCCGACTGCCCACTGGCTACTTCTTTGGGGCTTCTGCTGGCACAGGGGACCTGTCTGGTGAGAGCTCCTTTTGAACtggaggggctggggcatggTGCTTTGGGTGGAGTGGTGTTCCAGTGCTGCCTTGCAATAGGCTGAGCACTTGGAATTCTTAACCATGCAGGAGAGGAGACAggcagcctggaaaagagaccaAGCTCTTTGgctgggcagctggggaaagcCTCCCAAATGCAAGCCAGGTTTCTGAGTCAGGGAGGGTGGGCCTGAGGGAGACTAGGGCATGGAAGAGCACAAGAGGAATCTTTTCATGGGCCTTTGAGGACATGCAGCTTGGAAAGGGC
This sequence is a window from Chelonoidis abingdonii isolate Lonesome George chromosome 7, CheloAbing_2.0, whole genome shotgun sequence. Protein-coding genes within it:
- the LMAN2 gene encoding vesicular integral-membrane protein VIP36, which produces MAAGPGGGGCARRGRWGRGCPVRGLLSGALLLLLLASGLRRGAAELTDGNNEHLKREHSLTKPYQGVGSSSMPLWDFQGSTMLTSQYVRLTPDERSKEGSIWNRVPCFLKDWELHVHFKIHGAGKKNLHGDGFALWYTRERLMSGPVFGSKDNFHGLAIFLDTYPNDEATDRVFPYISAMVNNGSLAYDHSKDGRWTELAGCTADLRNQNHDTFLAVRYSRGRLTVMTDVEDKNEWKNCIDVAGVRLPTGYFFGASAGTGDLSDNHDIISMKLFQLMVEHPPEEENIDWTKIEPSVSLLKSPKDNVDDPTGNFRSGPLTGWKVFLLLLCALLGIIVCAVVGAVVFQRRQERNKRFY